The nucleotide sequence GAAACCATTCTCATAGATGGGCTGCAGTACTCGGCGGAATCCAGTGTGCGACGAGCCCCAAGTGGGATGACGTATATTGTTGCAACTGCCGTCTATGGTGCGGTACTTGCGATGGAAGCACCTGTTGGTGCAGTTCTGCCGATGTCTGTGACCAGTGCATCCGGATAACTGTTCAATTTGTTTAACCTTGAAAagaagaatagaattttagatTTCCCTTTAGGCTGTGACTTGATGCGCAAGATTTCATCTGTTTCTTCTTACCTGTTCGTGCGTCAGGATCTCCTCGTAATGAAATTCACCGGTCCCATTCGCTTTAATGCCGGCGTTCACCATGCGTCGAATATTGACGAGGGTTCTCTCGAAAAGTTCGGCAGGTCTGGCAGCCGCGCGACTGATGGCATTCGGGAAACGCGCTAGCCGGAATGGATTGACGTGTTTGGTCGTGCCATCGGGATTGAATAAAGATGACAGCGTCTTATTGATGGCACGATCGATCTCCTCGTTGGCATTTTGAAAGGCTCGTATGACGAGCGTGTCCGTCGCACTAGGTTGCCGAACGCGTATCAAAGCATCGGCAGTTGCGCGGCCGTAATCGTTTATGGCTGAACATTCGTATCTGTAAAAACAgcatgcaatattattttacacaggAGACTTATAACGAAGAAACGTCTTGAtgtccatttttattatttattagttagaTCGCTCGCAGTCATCGATCTCCGATTTGAGGCTGATGAATAGCAACTATACTTCCATACAGCATTGAAGCaacaatattgcaatattgaatattgcaGTGTAATGTTGCAGATATATTgcaaagattattttacaatataacttTAGCAATGTTACAGCAACATTCActgaaaagtttatattttataatttcgttattataattcagaaaatctatatatatatacacactagATTCTAACTCTTATAGgtctaatttcttattattttttttcatatattaaggaCATTATGtcgataaatatacataaaatattattgcatatatattatattgctacATTGCTGTAATACATTGTATTGCTAtattacattgtaatatttctgtaGGCAGTCATTTTACTGTTGCGGCAATATCATAACAACATTgcaacaatattttacaatgtttcTGCAATGTTGCAGTCTTGCAGAAAAATGTTGCTGCATTGTTGTTAAAATCTTGCGGGGCTGGATCAACTTTATGTTACCCCAATCTCACCTGCCCGTATCCTGCGGGATCACGTTGAAAATGAGAAGACTCCCGCCGCGGGTGATCTTAATCCTGTTGCTTTCCAGCGCGCTACCGTCCTTCTTCCATTGTATCACCGGTTTCGGTTTGCCCTCGGCTCGGCACGGTACCTCGACTATGGCATCCGGTTCCGCTTCCATGTCCTGCGGCTTGAAGATCAATCGGGGCGCGGTGAAATCGATGACGCGCAGATCCGCGAAAAGAACCACGCTCTTGTCAACGCTTTTGAGATGACACTGGTATCTGCCCGCGTCGGTTTCCTTAACCGCGAGGATGCGCAGCGTGGTATCGTCGTTCTTGAGAGCAATTCTGTCGCCGAACGGGATCGGTTGGTCATCTCGGAGCCAACGTACGTTCGGCTTGTGCTTGCCCAGGACTCGGCAGGAGAAGGTCACGTTGGTGCCGGCGGTCACATTCTGCGATTCTGGCTTCTCAACGAATACCAAGTGGGACGCCGCCGTGATCACCGCCCTCGCCTTCCTCGACTTGGTCGAACCCATATCGCTGCTTGCCACGCACTCGTACACTCCGCTGTCCTGCTCGGTCATGTCGGTCACCACTAGACTGCCATCCTCGCGGATCACGTACTTCTCGCCGTCCTCGCGAATCTCGTACTTGTCGCTATCATCATCGTCTTCCGAGTACCTCCATCTGTCTTTCATCCACTTGACCTTCGGCATTGGATCGCCCGTCACTCGGCACCTCAATATCATCGTCTCTCCAAATCGTACCACGGTATCTTCCGGTCCTTCTATTATGCGCGGCTTTGCTATAAAAGGAATTCCTTGTTACATTGATTGTTATATTGATTTCCACATCATCACAAAAAaactcgaaaaataattttaaaaaaatacagaaatgaATAAGATCTTTAAGAAAGTATATCCGtttaaattctcaaaaaataaatacattttctagattttttgcgaaaaaatctaaaaaatgtcCTCATTTTTGGAATTTTCGAACGGGTATTTCcccttaattttaaaaagacaaatGCGATTACTATGATCAtcttttgttacaaaaaatattcttcgcaAAAAATCGTGAGAAAGATACACGCGAGATGCATATATTCTTCAATTCTTACATAATATaactacatataattatactttcctaaaaaaaaaaaaatcttcaaacGATGTATGCTAGTTTCGGATTTGCGCGGCTATCGCTTCATCGATTCGATGAGAAGAAGAGAAGCTTAGCTTACTCAACTTAAAATTACTCAACGATAACCAAATTTGAATGAAAGTCTCGATTTAATCTCTCGTCGAAGGATCACGCGAATCATCCTAGCGACAGGTATCGTCACGCGATGTCATGCCGGCAGCAACAGCACGCGATAATGTCAACGACCGCGGCGACGTAATTATCAGCTGACAGCTGACAGcgtcataaataatatcgagatCCTACGAGACTTGTAAGGCACGAGAGTTCGCGAGTGGAAATCGCCAAGTGGAAGGGAACCTCCTTTTACTCAACTGCAATGAAAATCCTCGGGCAACATCGTCGTCAAGGAGCGACCCTTCATCCTGTGCGGGGACTGGCAAATCGCCGCCATCTCCGTAGGTCTGTCACGGGTGCGCTCCACCAGCCAGATCAGATTGCAGTCGCAGACGAGAGCGTTGCTGTCGAGACGCAGCCGCGTCATCGGGCCGACGTTGACGAACGCGTCGGCCGGCAGCCGGTGCAGCTTGTTGCTGTGAAGAAACAGACGCTCGAGCGCCGGGAGATCGTTGAACGTGCCGGCTCGTATCTCCCGCAGGTGGTTGTGATGGAGATAAAGCTGCTCGAGCCGCGGCAGACGCGCGAACGCTCCCGGCGCGATGTGTTCGATTCGATTTTTGTACAAGTAGAGTATCCGTAGATTAGGCGCGCCCTCGAACGTGCCCGCGGCCAGACGTCGGATGTGGTTGTCGTTTAGCAACAGGGTGTGCAGCTTGTCGAGACCGCGGAACGTCCCCGGTCGCACCTCCGTGATACTGTTAAATCGAAGATCCCTGGAAATTCCAAAGTTTGTCAACGATTCgtgaaagaaaatagattGCGCAacgcgtattaaaaaaaaaaaattatatataaacgtatattaatcatcataatgtattgttattatttttattattatatataacaatataaaattattatatataaaaattatatataaaatttatatatacatattattaatttttatatattcttatatataaaaatattatataaaaaagcaataaaaacaatataaaaatgttattttatataacaatatgatattattataatattattttctctcgttttaaaagagaaagaagcgcGTTTGTGTGTCATCGAGAATTATACACCGtgatatttaaagtaaaaatggaGTAAACACGAttgattctaataataaattacatcttTATACgactatacagggtgtctatATAGGAGAATTAGAATTAGATCGAGAATTGAAACTTTAGGTGGTTATAAAGGAAGCTAAAACAAgtcaattttgtcaataaaccTGGGTCCGCAAATGAGCCAATTTGATTTAGATCAAAGGTTAAAAAggcaaaaagtttttaaaaatataattttttttttcaaaattttattaatatcattaaatagaGGTGTTTTTGCCATGAAACTTTtgtgtaaaacattttttgatatctcgaataattttcgagatatatcaaaaaaaagcaaaaaaccTACATATGAGGGGTGATTTTAGAATCGAATTTTTGAGCCgcaattgaaaatttctaaattcatctATTTACCCTCCCTACACGTGTGTAAAGCTTcatcaaaatcagaattttcggGTTCGCGAGGTTCTCTTGTTAGTCTTTGATTCTCTAATGCCAAACGGCTTTGGATAACCACCTGAACCCTTTGTCTTGATCTAATTCtggaacatcctgtatatgaaTCAGGCGGTTGCGAGTTTAGATGACCGCATTCTATGCTAAATGTGGAATATAGATAGATTTAAATAGAGTTTCTTTTTTGCATGGGCGAGAATATCGTAATGAACCCGCTAATCGCCCACCCGTCAAGTAGAATGGGCGAATAAAGTGAACGCTTGTGTGAGTGCTTTTCTCGTAAAATAGAAAGGGATAGCATAGTCGTTATCTTTTCTAGATAGATAAACggcatattaattatgaatatgcGAATACGAGTTGAGAGTAATAGATTAGATTAGCGCAACTTAAACCTACGCAAATTTGCCTTTATTATAAAGATCTCTCATCAAAACgctgaattaaaatatgtcttaTTAAGGGCACCCGAAAAAATAATCCAATGCTATTAGAGTAGATACGCAAAATTcaggataaattaatttttttttaaacttagttaagtttaaagataatagcccaaaaattaagtttacgttaaagttatttaaacgAAAATTAAGCTAATttggttaatttaattaaattaaaaagttaagttaaaaatttaacttaattaatttaaaaagttaagttaaaattttaacttaattaagttaaaaaattattaacttaattaagttaggttaaaaaattattaacttaattaagttaaaaaattattaacttattaaagttaattatctATCCAACAGCGAATCGACACATCCGACAAACTTGTACgacaaatgaaatattcgcattacgatcaattatttttacacgactataatattgatgaattattttaattcgtataaaaaaatttaataagttaacgtttgcatttaaaaaataattaagtttaagTTAAAAGTTGACACGTTTGAAATTAACTTAAGTTATTATAAGAAACTTAagttattataagaaattaagttAAGTTGAAGATTATTAACCTTTCaactttttaacttaatttttaactgtTTAACCAATCTTGTCAAGATGTCAAAATGTTGATTACGAGATTCAGATATTTACAAAGTTCGCGAGGAGCGCGTTGCGTAATCATTCCCGCTGCAACAAAGATTCTATTAGTTATTAGGCtcttaattaacaattttattttacggcCCGTCGAACACATTACTTCCTTTCTAAATTATGACCTCGGTTGCCGCGAGTTCTCGAAACCCGACGGTATTTCAATTCGCCTTATCACACCAGCGAATCGCCGACATGAGCACGCGCGAAAAGTGGAAGAAGTACTCGACATCTAACTAGCGTAAATTGCCAGCGATGCAATATGTATGATCTTGTGtgttttttcattcaaatagAGTTTTCGAGTGAATTTCGAGCAGTTTTAATCGCTCTGAGagcgatttaaattttctatgaatatatatgttcgaTCGAAAATGGGTCTTGTTaatctgattaatataaataatatattaattatatacatgtaattaataaaaattacatcctGTTTGACGTTATTTTGGTTTTAAAGCACACAATTCTTTTTGACCTGATTAAGCGATCAAATGATAactcaaaatatttcattgatcaGGATGTCtactcaaattttgtaaaaatattccctgaaaattccctgatcttccaggaatttttatttaaaattccaaataaaaagaattttttttcaaatttttaatacaattttctaaaataagttttttttactatttgcgttttctaatgcttttcattCATGCAAAGGAAAAACGCAAAACTTaagttttatgatttataaatgtactgaaaaaaaaaactgaatagctttcgttaagataaaaatttttaacttgcataacattttcactttttatctaaacttttatcactaaaaattaaaatgaagaatatgaactgcatattcaaattttaagacattcaatgtacatataaacagagatagatatatatatttataatatatttataatataattcaaacacATAATTCACAATCTGGCTTACTGACGGATTGCCTATGCTATTTACAGTAGGAGAttgcaagaataaaattatcaaagagaaaattttttaaaaaaatttctaaaattccataaaaatttcCGGATTTTTTcggatacaaaaaaatttgctgaGAATTCCAGGTTTTCCTTGTTTTTCCAGGGAACCTAGACACCCCAttgattaatctaataatgcAAATACTCTTAGTAACTCAAGACGGAGCTTATAACATCATTAATCATTATCAGAATGATCAAGTTTGCTTCACTCGAAAACGTTAAAATTCAACACGAGCATCATGCACTGTCGAGAAGTAATGCCAATCGTATAGTGATTAATGTAAACATTCTTATATTACGTTTTATCTAAGTCTTTAAGCGAATCTCTATTTATCAAACATATGTCAACAAATTGCAGCGCTAAACGACGTCGATAAATTGCAGCGACGTTTCATATCAAAGAGAGTAATTCCAGTACCCCAGTTTCTTCAGTGCGAAAAATTACTCCTCGTGATAAAATTACTTCTCACGATAATTAAATACCTAAAAACAGCCTCGATAAAATATCGCGTCAACAGCGAAATTTGAAGCGTGAAATATCTGCATACTTCTTTATCTGAGAAGcagaagaaatagaaagatttaataaaattatcaagagacaaatttatttatttttttttcaaattttggacaagttagaaaaatgaaatttggtgAACATTTTCCGTTGATGAAAaggatacttattaatatttttcaaatcttcCCGTATCGTTATAAggagataaaattaacaaactcTATTCAACTTTTTATTAGAACTTTTTAACAGACCGAAATGtaatcatctaaaaatatgcattagaAAGCTTGAGtcctttaaaaacttttttatttcttttatttttttcgaaaaatcaatagtttccaagaaaaaattaataaaatacattattatgcgCCGTGCTAAATGGCACATGTTTCGAATTACGAGAAGTTgcattttagaataaaaaaagcaagcaaaacaaaatattatagtaaatgttgaaaaaattggaacaaaaacaaaattataattaaaaaaaaaaaaaaactaagacTAATTTTTATCTCCTCCTTTGAAAAAGTACAATCAGAAAGGGATGTaggaatatatgtttatataaaaaatcacccttaattttcgacaaagatCTCCATCATcatctcctaaaatttttcgcacttaGAAACATcctatatacgtataatatcgTGATATCGATATCTCGAATGTTAGAGGGCGGATAGTTTAAGCAGGCGAATAATTTCTGATCTGCTTTACAGGACGACCGCAATTTTTCGTGCACgctattttaacatataatcaGAAATTATATGGCGTGGCGTGTAACACGAAGGACGATGTCTCGCCGGTTATcgaggtatatatatttgctgaaCAAAGAGACGAATACTTAAAGGTACTCGAGACAACGTGTCCATGATTAATATTCTGTCAATCATTGACCGAGCGCGGACGACCGTCTATTTCTCcgcaattttaaaagatcgcAAACAGGTAATTATCTGTAAAACGCGATACGCACGTGACGAGGATTTAACGAATACGTCAAAAAATCCTGTCAAacgcataatataatcataatttttctctgtTCAATCGAagacagaaaattaaatttccgataaataataaaacgaatgGAAAACAAACTCGTTAGTTCGATGTAACGCCTTGTTGAAATCACGTTTTGAATTATTGCACATTGTCGAGAGATACAATTACGATAACACTTGACTCACATCGTTTGACATCGCTAACGCTATACGCTCGGCGTTTCTTTGTATTCCGATCTCTGATCTGCAATAACGTCACACGTGATAACCGAGCCTATCAACTTTTTCGCGGTATATCATTATCCATTAAAATTTGCCGGAGGAAAATTCTCGTTGATCTATCGGTGAACGATAGAGGATCCCTTTACTCGGCGTTCGCTTAAACAAAGCCTGAATTGATAGTGTTTAGTGTATAGAGAACTAGAGCCGGGTAACTCATCGTTACGGAAATATAACGGACaggacaatataaattatgacaatATAAGTTATGAGAGTATTTATACATAGAACGTGGTGCAAGGAGAAAGGACTTTAACGCCGGTGAACTCTCGTCTCTTCTTATAAACATGACTCACGCtctctaatatatgtatatacgtattataATCTCTACGGGTCATACATTTACTTGTTCTTTAGTTCAACAAAATTTCGTCACCATCGCACGAGCATTAATCACAGAATTAATCAGCGAGTCACCTCGGAGCCGAATATATCCCGAATACATCTCGAAATACATGCTCTAACTTTTGGAAAAATTCATTCGAGACAGTCATCATtaaacgaaaattattatatcaattattttttttgaacaatttttgtagacattaattattttaagatactaaggtgttgcaaaaaaataaaatataaataaaattacacggctacgataatataaaataaataaaaataaaataaaaaattcacaaagaTAAAATGACACTGctacgataataattaaaattgattttttataaggcAAGAGAAAagcattatttaaagaaagaaattgtaCGCGAGCAATTATATTCCTAAATGAATTCTATCCACATTGTGGCTTGTGATTTCAGAATGCGGTTCCAAGGTTACAATGATCTGTGTTATCTAATGCAGAATAGGTCATGGTTAAAAGTCTCTATTGAGTATAATTcggttttaaaatatatactaactcaagcttaaaaaaaaaaataattaaataaatatagcaagaatataataaagttggaataaataatagcaattattaaaatttaaaaaaagtataatagcTTACTTTTgagatattgcaatattatttttagattgctTTATGTAAATCGGAAAAAAGAGATACATATGACGATGATATATCACTTATTCGAAGTCACATTAGGACAAACGGAATTTAATTACGTTGCTGGTTCACAGAATCGCAGACTGATTCGTCGACGTTTGTCATAGACGTTATTCCGTCTTTGTCCGAGAGATTTTGCGCAACAACTTTcaacaaaaatgataaagagtTCCTCACATAGATTATCGTcggtatttttcttctttccaaCATCGCGagcattgaaatttataaatacctgCGGTATCAATGACAGATATCGAAGCTAAATTGGGGtgaaatgataaaacaatCTGTTGTCTCTACACATGGAGATAACACGCGCGTTATCGCATTTCTTTAAttcaaacattaaatttttcaggATACTTGCGTGTCTCACGCAAAGTAGGAGAACGGCTGTCACGACGAGACCGGTTCGATATATCGTCCTTATGTAATTCCATATCGGAAAGACACGTTCGTTGATAACATCGACGATACGTGTTTCTTTGAGACGAAGGAAACATACCCTTCGCAATGCAAAGTTAAGTAGATACAAGAtagtatgtaatattattcaaaatgtatttaattatagcatttttaatttaatttttaatataatttttaaattattttttttctttcggttCATAGAATTCGATTAATaggaaaatttgtaaaagtgtatataactttaaaagaaatactaaaacattatttctcaCAAGAGAACGACAcgtatgatttaattatatatattccttattttcattaattttattatatcttttcataGGAGAACAACACGTCTGATTTATCCCGCGATTCATTGTCGATTGACTCCGTGAGACAGACAGTAgacaatattgcaaaaaaaatgtgatgtagaaaaagagaaacgtaAATAATAGGCAAGGATAGGCAATAAGACAACAGAACGTAAACATAAGCGCgacttcgaaaatattttttagttttttaatgaaagaaagagaaatataaataatagacaaGGAGAGAcaataaaacaatgtaaaaaaacgaaaatgtAAGAGCAACGTATCCagataaatttgattacataaagtaaaaaatttatagtgataatattacaacatatagaaagttaaaaattttattgaattatattcataataaatcaaacattattaattctgtTATGTTGAAGCAAAAGATTTTCCATTCAAcagtaacatttaaatttaaaaaagtacgttagcaatatttaattaatttgtataaaaataaataatttaataatttagtaaatatataaaagcaaatatttcgatttatatatatatatatatatatatatatatatatatatataatcaaaatatttatttttaacaatatttattattaatatttatattaattatattattatattattattattatattattaattatattattaattattatattaatattcttatattattaatatttaaaatatttatttttaaaataaaatttgatttgaaaataaattattaaaataatttattttcaaatcaaattttatttttataagtgtgtatatttatgcatatatgtgagtatatgtgtgtgtgtttgtgtgtaagTATATCGACGATCTGATCGatctttcaataaaaaaataatttaaatatatatttataatttataatatattacaatatcagAATGTCACATAcgcagaataaataaatttcttctttgtaTTGAGATCACGTTGTTTTACTACATTCTCGTTTATTCCTTTCTCCGAAGTTCTATTTTAGCATTGCATCGtaacttatatatacagtTCCAAGTAGCGCGATTTTCTGTTCCTTTTTATTCATCTATCGCGTCTCGAATCAATAACTTGACTTTGTTAGCTAAATctgattacaataatttatttatatcaattattattaattaattttattcgaaacctacgatgtattataatttgtatgagATAATTGTTGCACAGATTGATTGCTGACAATTATTACggcttttattgatttattttataatactttacaaTTCTTTAAACAAGTTTATACCATTAAAACAGACAATGTTATCTTTCTTGTTGAATAATATTGCGAATGCATTCTCTACTGAAAACGCTGTGTCGGTCTTGATCTTCTTAACTGGGATGATTATACGTCTCGATTAGTATCTTTCCCATAAGCgaatatgtatctatataacATGCTTTCTCTTGACCTTTCATCATACCCATACTGTTTATATTAACTGCATCGTTTATCAAACAAGAGATCATCAAGTACTTTtgagtaattataaaaaaaattattattcgaattatttttttttcacatatgtaaggaaaatatttatgtgaaatgTATGTTATGATTATGTTCTGATTGTTAAATGCAGCgccaaatgaaataatttattagtcaTTAAAGGGGCATACTCATTTgaaatctcgaaaaataaatacattttctagttttttttgcaacaatgataaaaatttttaatttttttacaatattaatacaatattattaaatacttcaataaaaatttttagtttagaacaaatttttttttttaagttatgagaatatttacagatttttattttcattcacgATGTACATGAAAACTCGGACTACATTTGACAAATTGACTTCAAATTTTGCATgcgagtttttaataaaattccgcATTTGTTAACAAagcctttttttaattccccattttttgttataaacaaaaaaaggatggactttaaaaaaaaagtaaaattattttcaacacgctgccatttttctatttttttttcaattttgaaaaaatatttggataCCAGATATGCTATTAatatgcttaataaaaaaatttgtatttttgatttcaGATAACCTGAATGCTTTCATATGCGCACCATAAAATTGAACGAGCtctgcaaatattcgcataactttaaaaaaaaatttttttaagttaaaaatttttattcaattagttaataacattgtattaatattgtaaaaaaaaaattaaaaattttcatcaagttgttgcgctgcaaaaaaaatctaaaaaatcacCCATTTTTCGAGGTTGCAAACGAATATGCCTCCTCAAAACaagaatcattaaataaaaaaacttgacatgagacaaaataattatcaagttCTTTTCTATTCGCTATTAGAATCTTGTCATTATAATGACAGATGACAGATGTGATGCTCGTGATACGAGACATATCGATCAAAATTTTCGAATCGAACAATCGCGAGGagatcgatataaaattatatcgattcgcgtggaaaataaaaacaataaaacttACAGAACGGTGGTGTTGGCAGGCACCCGCGGCATCTGGCTCAGCTTTTGGAACATGCATCGCACATGCATCATGAAGCACACGCATTTCTGCGGGCATTCCGTCGTCGCTTGCGTAGAGGAATCCGCCGCTAGTAAGATCCGCGGCACCAGCAGCGGCATCCAAAGGAAGAAGACCTCCACGAGCAGCCTCATGATCCGCGATGATGCTAGCTTATAATGCGTATCCGAGAAACGTCGCGCCGCAACACCACGTGGAGTTCATCGGACAgatgtacgcgcgcgcgcgcgcgtgtgtattctctctctctctctctctctctctctctttccctctttttgtatatacttTCACCGCGAGATCACCGCGGGAGATCAATGAGAGAGAATCCGGTCGGGATTCTCGGACCACTCGATAATACCGAGACGCGCGCGTTCCGCGAGAGGAAGCCGGAGGAAAGTGAGATAGAGGAGCGCGGCCGCCGCGAAGACGACCGTACGTGACGTCCCCGTCCAATTCCCGCGCGGCGGCAGCTTACACTATACTGTGGCTCTACGCGACTCCTACTCACGTCGGGACCCCGCATCGCGAGAGCGGGTCCATCCATCGAGACTGGCACGTCGCGCGGGAGTAGTACCTATACGTACAAAAGGTCTCCCCGAACACGCGggggctctctctctctctctctctctctctctctctc is from Cataglyphis hispanica isolate Lineage 1 chromosome 15, ULB_Chis1_1.0, whole genome shotgun sequence and encodes:
- the LOC126855180 gene encoding peroxidasin; translation: MRLLVEVFFLWMPLLVPRILLAADSSTQATTECPQKCVCFMMHVRCMFQKLSQMPRVPANTTVLDLRFNSITEVRPGTFRGLDKLHTLLLNDNHIRRLAAGTFEGAPNLRILYLYKNRIEHIAPGAFARLPRLEQLYLHHNHLREIRAGTFNDLPALERLFLHSNKLHRLPADAFVNVGPMTRLRLDSNALVCDCNLIWLVERTRDRPTEMAAICQSPHRMKGRSLTTMLPEDFHCTKPRIIEGPEDTVVRFGETMILRCRVTGDPMPKVKWMKDRWRYSEDDDDSDKYEIREDGEKYVIREDGSLVVTDMTEQDSGVYECVASSDMGSTKSRKARAVITAASHLVFVEKPESQNVTAGTNVTFSCRVLGKHKPNVRWLRDDQPIPFGDRIALKNDDTTLRILAVKETDAGRYQCHLKSVDKSVVLFADLRVIDFTAPRLIFKPQDMEAEPDAIVEVPCRAEGKPKPVIQWKKDGSALESNRIKITRGGSLLIFNVIPQDTGRYECSAINDYGRATADALIRVRQPSATDTLVIRAFQNANEEIDRAINKTLSSLFNPDGTTKHVNPFRLARFPNAISRAAARPAELFERTLVNIRRMVNAGIKANGTGEFHYEEILTHEQVKQIEQLSGCTGHRHRQNCTNRCFHRKYRTIDGSCNNIRHPTWGSSHTGFRRVLQPIYENGFSTPVGWQKERRYYGYPKPAARLVSTTLISTHDITSDHQITHMVMQWGQFLDHDLDHALPSVSSESWDGIDCKKSCDNAAPCFPMEVPPGDPRVNNRRCIDFVRTSAVCGSGATSVLWGGLTRREQLNQLTSYLDASQVYGYNDEVARDLRDFTTDHGLLREGPTIPDHKPLLPYASGQFVDCRRNPLESSINCFVTGDIRANEQVGLLAMHTIWLREHNRIARALREMNPHWNGEKLYQEARRIVGAEMQHITYQHWLPRIFGSTIDDFLLSYRGYDPSIDASISNVFATAALRFGHSLIQPRLERLNASFQPIPQGALNLRDAFFAPWRLVEEGGVDPLIRGMYATAAKLKLPEQNLNVELTEQLFRSAHAVALDLAAMNIQRGRDHGLPGYLEWRDYCNMSRVETFEHLAADISSGRVRQKLRELYGHPGNIDVWVGGILEDQLPGAKVGPLFKCLLLEQFRRTRDGDRFWYQSPEVFRAEQLAQIQQASLARILCDNGDNITRVQPDVFLLPEGRNDFISCDEIPYVDLNAWSDCCDNCEDRDNSISRVRREAEKYLAPDRDYAKDMKSLNHNEKVKYLENMLEESDREATRLREQADDLLHRVKKLRTLLEDVKTR